A genomic region of Canis aureus isolate CA01 chromosome 16, VMU_Caureus_v.1.0, whole genome shotgun sequence contains the following coding sequences:
- the LOC144285290 gene encoding beta-lactoglobulin-2 gives MRSLLLALALVCGIQAIVVPRTMEDLDLQKVAGTWHSMAMAASDISLLDAETAPLRVYIQELRPTPQDNLEIVLRKWEDNRCVEKKVFAEKTELATRFSIDYVEENQIFLLDTDYDNYLFFCMENTNAPQQSLMCQCLARTLEVNNEVIGKFNRALKTLPVHMQLLNPTQVEEQCLV, from the exons ATGAGGAGCCTCCTGCTTGCCCTGGCCCTCGTGTGTGGCATCCAGGCCATCGTCGTCCCCCGGACCATGGAGGACCTGGACCTCCAGAAG GTGGCTGGGACGTGGCACTCCATGGCCATGGCGGCCAGTGACATCTCCCTGCTGGATGCTGAGACCGCCCCTCTGAGAGTGTACATCCAGGAGCTGAGGCCCACCCCCCAGGACAACCTGGAGATTGTTCTGCGCAAATG GGAGGACAACAGATGTGTTGAGAAGAAGGTCTTTGCAGAGAAAACCGAACTTGCAACCAGGTTCAGCATCGACT ATGTGGAGGAGAACCAGATCTTCCTGCTGGACACGGACTATGACAACTACCTGTTCTTCTGCATGGAGAACACGAACGCCCCCCAGCAGAGCCTCATGTGCCAGTGCCTGG ccaGGACCCTGGAGGTTAACAACGAGGTCATAGGGAAATTCAACAGAGCCCTCAAGACTCTGCCCGTGCACATGCAGCTCTTGAACCCCACCCAGGTGGAAG AGCAGTGCCTCGTCTAG